One genomic window of Roseateles sp. DAIF2 includes the following:
- a CDS encoding NAD(P)/FAD-dependent oxidoreductase, translated as MDKVDVVVVGAGVVGLAVGRALARSGRETLVLERETAIGQGVSSRNSEVIHAGLYYPEGSLKARLCVAGKHRLYEFCASHGVAHRRCGKLVVATDAAQLAGLRALAAKGQQNGVDDLRWLDGAEARALEPALRCEAALLSPSTGIVDSHGLMLALQGDMETAGGMLGLGSEVLGLRATPEGQVLRVRADGAEMELLADLVINAAGLWAPWLAACSEGLDAVHVPAAHYCKGSYFSLAGRAPFGRLIYPLPQEASLGVHLTLDLGGQARFGPDAQWLEGVADPDGLDYVVDPARAEGFYADVRRYWPLLPDGALQPAYSGVRPKIHGPGEPAPDFRIDGPAQHGVPGLVNLLGIESPGLTSCLAIADEVLARLA; from the coding sequence ATGGACAAAGTCGATGTGGTGGTGGTCGGTGCCGGCGTGGTCGGGCTGGCGGTGGGGCGGGCGCTGGCCCGCAGCGGGCGCGAGACCCTGGTGCTGGAGCGCGAGACGGCGATCGGGCAGGGCGTCAGCTCGCGCAACAGCGAGGTGATCCACGCGGGCCTGTACTACCCCGAGGGCTCGCTGAAGGCGCGCCTGTGCGTGGCCGGGAAGCACCGGCTCTACGAGTTCTGCGCCAGCCATGGCGTCGCGCACCGCCGTTGCGGCAAGCTGGTGGTGGCCACCGACGCGGCGCAGCTGGCGGGCCTGCGGGCGCTGGCCGCGAAGGGGCAGCAGAACGGCGTCGACGACCTGCGCTGGCTGGACGGCGCCGAGGCGCGCGCGCTGGAGCCGGCGCTGCGCTGCGAGGCCGCGCTGCTCTCGCCCTCGACCGGCATCGTCGACAGCCACGGCCTGATGCTGGCGCTGCAGGGCGATATGGAGACCGCCGGCGGCATGCTGGGCCTAGGCTCCGAGGTGCTGGGCCTGCGCGCCACGCCCGAGGGCCAGGTCTTGCGCGTGCGCGCCGACGGCGCCGAGATGGAGCTGCTGGCCGATCTGGTGATCAACGCCGCGGGCCTGTGGGCCCCCTGGCTGGCGGCATGCAGCGAGGGCCTGGACGCGGTCCATGTGCCGGCGGCGCATTACTGCAAGGGCAGCTATTTTTCGCTGGCCGGGCGCGCACCCTTTGGCCGCCTGATCTACCCCTTGCCGCAGGAAGCCTCGCTGGGCGTGCACCTGACCCTGGACCTGGGCGGCCAGGCCCGCTTCGGCCCCGATGCGCAATGGCTGGAGGGCGTGGCCGATCCGGATGGGCTGGACTATGTCGTCGACCCGGCGCGCGCCGAGGGCTTTTATGCCGATGTGCGCCGCTACTGGCCCTTGCTGCCGGACGGCGCGCTGCAGCCGGCCTACAGCGGCGTGCGCCCGAAGATCCATGGCCCCGGCGAGCCGGCCCCGGACTTCCGCATCGACGGCCCGGCCCAGCATGGCGTGCCGGGCCTGGTCAACCTGCTGGGCATCGAGTCGCCGGGGCTGACCAGCTGCCTGGCGATCGCGGACGAGGTGCTGGCGCGCCTCGCCTGA
- a CDS encoding glycosyl hydrolase family 18 protein: MKLKKPAQTRRALRWTALAAGLLAGSAAQAYDCTGVPEWSPSATYTAGQKAQQNNAAYQANWWTQNNSPATNSGPWAVWKPLGTCDPVGPDITAPSVPGTPTASNLSSNSVTLSWSASTDNVGGSGLAGYELLRGGTLIASPAGNSHTDTGLTAGTNYSYQVRAKDKASNASALSASLLVTTPAPCTSIPATPGGLNSPSQGGDNVNLSWNAVTAGPNCTVQYRVLQGATQATQTALTQASIGGLAPNTTYNFSVVAVSQAGASQPSAPISVTTTGATDKTVLGYFAQWGIYGRNYLVKNIETSGSAPLLTHINYAFGNVRNNRCEVGVTQAVNESTGAGGDAFADYTKSFSAAQSVDGIGDTWNQPLRGNWNQLKKLKAKYPKLKVLISLGGWTYSRGFSEAAKPENRVAFVKSCIDAYIKGDLPRVEDAGGPAALAGVFDGIDLDWEYPNACGLGCGKPEDRENFTGLLAEFRKQLDAHRAGLLLTMAAPAGVDKIRAWDPDKAHPYLNFINVMTYDFHGGWDPITGFHSPLYPSSADPAAGDVRLYNTDDALKAYLNKGVPATKLNLGIGFYGRGWTNVPNVGNGLYQSGVPAPATWEKGNENYKVLKALNWPSFVDPQSRAQWIYNGTTFWSFDTPVQITEKMNYVKTKGLGGAFFWEFDGDDAQGTLIKAISNGLK; this comes from the coding sequence ATGAAACTGAAGAAACCCGCACAAACCCGCCGCGCCCTGCGCTGGACGGCGCTGGCCGCCGGCCTGCTGGCCGGCAGCGCGGCCCAGGCCTATGACTGCACCGGCGTGCCGGAATGGAGCCCGAGCGCCACCTACACCGCCGGCCAGAAGGCCCAGCAGAACAACGCCGCCTACCAGGCCAACTGGTGGACCCAGAACAACTCGCCGGCCACCAACTCCGGCCCCTGGGCCGTCTGGAAGCCGCTGGGCACCTGCGACCCCGTCGGTCCGGACATCACAGCGCCCAGCGTGCCCGGCACGCCCACCGCCAGCAACCTCAGCAGCAACAGCGTAACCCTGAGCTGGAGCGCCTCCACCGACAACGTCGGCGGCAGCGGCCTGGCCGGCTATGAGCTGCTGCGCGGCGGCACCCTGATCGCCTCGCCCGCCGGCAACAGCCATACCGACACCGGCCTGACCGCCGGCACCAACTACAGCTATCAGGTGCGCGCCAAGGACAAGGCCTCCAATGCCTCGGCCCTCAGCGCCTCGCTGCTGGTCACGACGCCGGCCCCCTGCACCAGCATCCCGGCCACGCCCGGCGGTCTGAACTCGCCCTCGCAGGGTGGCGACAACGTCAACCTGAGCTGGAACGCGGTGACCGCCGGCCCCAACTGCACGGTGCAATACCGCGTGCTGCAGGGCGCCACGCAGGCCACCCAGACCGCACTGACGCAGGCCAGTATCGGCGGCCTGGCACCCAACACCACCTACAACTTCAGCGTCGTTGCCGTCAGCCAGGCCGGCGCCTCCCAGCCCTCGGCCCCGATCTCGGTCACGACCACCGGTGCCACCGACAAGACCGTGCTGGGCTACTTCGCCCAATGGGGCATCTACGGCCGCAACTATCTGGTCAAGAACATCGAGACCAGCGGCTCCGCCCCGCTGCTGACGCACATCAACTACGCCTTCGGCAATGTGCGCAACAACCGCTGCGAGGTCGGTGTGACCCAGGCGGTCAACGAGAGCACTGGCGCGGGCGGCGATGCCTTCGCCGACTACACCAAGAGCTTCAGCGCCGCGCAGAGCGTGGACGGTATCGGCGACACCTGGAACCAGCCGCTGCGCGGCAACTGGAACCAGCTGAAGAAGCTGAAGGCCAAGTATCCGAAGCTCAAGGTGCTGATCTCGCTGGGCGGCTGGACCTACTCGCGCGGCTTCTCCGAGGCGGCCAAGCCGGAGAACCGGGTCGCCTTCGTCAAGAGCTGCATCGACGCCTACATCAAGGGCGATCTGCCGCGCGTCGAGGACGCCGGCGGACCGGCCGCGCTGGCCGGCGTGTTCGACGGCATCGACCTCGACTGGGAATACCCCAACGCCTGCGGCCTGGGCTGCGGCAAGCCCGAGGACCGCGAGAACTTCACCGGCCTGCTGGCCGAGTTCCGCAAGCAGCTCGACGCCCACCGCGCGGGCCTGCTGCTGACGATGGCCGCCCCCGCCGGGGTCGACAAGATTCGCGCCTGGGATCCGGATAAGGCTCACCCCTATCTGAATTTCATCAACGTGATGACCTACGACTTCCACGGCGGCTGGGACCCGATCACCGGCTTCCACTCGCCGCTGTACCCGAGCAGCGCCGACCCCGCGGCCGGCGACGTGCGGCTCTACAACACCGACGATGCGCTGAAGGCCTATCTGAACAAGGGCGTGCCGGCCACCAAGCTCAACCTGGGCATCGGCTTCTACGGCCGCGGCTGGACCAATGTGCCCAATGTCGGCAACGGCCTGTACCAGAGCGGCGTGCCCGCACCGGCCACCTGGGAGAAGGGCAACGAGAACTACAAGGTGCTGAAGGCCCTGAACTGGCCCAGCTTCGTCGATCCGCAAAGCCGCGCCCAGTGGATCTACAACGGCACCACCTTCTGGAGCTTCGACACGCCGGTGCAGATCACCGAGAAGATGAACTACGTCAAGACCAAGGGTCTGGGCGGCGCCTTCTTCTGGGAGTTCGACGGTGACGACGCTCAGGGCACGCTGATCAAGGCGATCAGCAACGGGTTGAAGTAA